From Solwaraspora sp. WMMD1047, the proteins below share one genomic window:
- a CDS encoding LysR family transcriptional regulator: MNLELRHLKVVCAIAETGSVTKAASALGLAQPALTAQLQRIERTLGGPLFERDRRGARPTALGELVLARARVLLPAMKGLQDEAARLAGAGTAMSQYRFGGVNSPILGRLVHRIAADQPHAQISTYASWSVDELSQMVISGRLDYVLSGVCGDATPSAEFGLTWRAVAVDAVFVMLPEGHPLAADDEVHLADLGTERWVAAPGDGCFGDCFAAACARAGFTPRKVYETDVRGCLDLVDAGEAVALCQATFRPVAGLVTRPLAGAPLRWRLLLGWHPDAPAARIAGRVVDHAVSAYNDSLARNPGYLAWLTRNPNFGAQQMMAA, translated from the coding sequence ATGAACCTGGAGCTGCGGCACCTGAAGGTGGTGTGCGCCATCGCGGAGACCGGCAGCGTGACCAAGGCCGCGTCCGCGCTCGGGCTCGCCCAGCCGGCCCTCACCGCGCAGCTCCAACGCATCGAGCGCACCCTCGGCGGGCCGCTGTTCGAACGCGACCGGCGGGGCGCGCGGCCCACCGCGCTGGGCGAGCTGGTGCTGGCCCGCGCCCGGGTGCTGCTGCCGGCGATGAAAGGGCTACAGGACGAGGCCGCCCGACTGGCCGGGGCCGGCACCGCGATGAGCCAGTACCGCTTCGGCGGCGTGAACAGCCCGATCCTCGGCCGGCTGGTGCACCGGATCGCGGCCGACCAACCGCACGCCCAGATCAGCACCTACGCCTCCTGGTCGGTCGACGAACTGTCCCAGATGGTCATCAGCGGCCGGCTGGACTACGTGCTCTCCGGCGTCTGCGGCGACGCCACCCCGTCGGCCGAATTCGGGCTGACCTGGCGGGCGGTGGCCGTGGACGCGGTCTTCGTGATGCTGCCCGAGGGGCACCCGCTCGCCGCCGACGACGAGGTGCACCTGGCCGACCTCGGCACCGAACGGTGGGTCGCCGCGCCCGGCGACGGCTGTTTCGGCGACTGCTTCGCGGCCGCCTGCGCACGGGCCGGCTTCACCCCGCGCAAGGTGTACGAGACCGACGTGCGCGGCTGCCTCGACCTGGTCGACGCCGGCGAGGCGGTGGCGCTGTGCCAGGCCACCTTCCGGCCGGTGGCGGGCCTGGTGACCCGGCCGCTGGCCGGCGCCCCGTTGCGCTGGCGGCTGCTGCTCGGCTGGCACCCGGACGCGCCGGCGGCCCGGATCGCCGGACGGGTGGTGGACCACGCGGTCTCCGCGTACAACGATTCGCTGGCCCGCAATCCCGGTTATCTGGCCTGGCTCACCCGCAACCCCAACTTCGGTGCCCAGCAGATGATGGCCGCCTGA
- a CDS encoding hemerythrin domain-containing protein has protein sequence MPVPLPPLPPAPGDDEEYRPGGRSVVDLLAEEHARIGGLLRELADPRLPAQRRSQVAQVLTATVSRHLSAEEQYLYPAMRASLPDGGPLADREIAADTEVLRMLRDLAGTAPEDPRFGGLADDLGGKLRRHADAADREIFPVLREVATDAELIRLGNRVEIAEEAAPTRPHPGHPVSPPWNRVVEPALGVVDKVRDAVTGRRTYVEDLGNRPQPR, from the coding sequence GTGCCCGTACCCCTGCCGCCCCTGCCACCGGCCCCCGGCGACGACGAGGAGTACCGCCCCGGCGGGCGCAGCGTGGTCGACCTGCTGGCCGAGGAGCACGCCCGAATCGGCGGGCTGCTGCGGGAGCTGGCCGACCCACGGCTGCCGGCGCAGCGGCGCAGCCAGGTGGCGCAGGTGCTGACCGCCACGGTGTCGCGGCACCTCTCCGCCGAGGAGCAGTACCTCTACCCCGCCATGCGGGCCAGCCTGCCCGACGGCGGGCCGCTCGCCGACCGGGAGATCGCCGCCGACACCGAGGTGCTGCGGATGCTGCGGGACCTGGCCGGCACGGCACCCGAGGACCCGCGGTTCGGCGGGCTCGCCGACGACCTGGGCGGCAAGCTGCGCCGGCACGCCGACGCGGCCGACCGGGAGATCTTCCCGGTGCTGCGCGAGGTCGCCACCGACGCGGAGCTGATCCGGCTCGGCAACCGGGTGGAGATCGCCGAGGAGGCCGCCCCGACCCGGCCGCATCCCGGACATCCGGTCAGTCCACCCTGGAACCGGGTGGTCGAGCCGGCGCTGGGCGTGGTCGACAAGGTCCGGGACGCGGTGACCGGCCGCCGCACGTACGTCGAGGACCTCGGCAACCGCCCGCAGCCGCGATAA
- a CDS encoding DUF5703 family protein, translating to MDYEYAPLRLPPNVDRVAAAAQLAIQAEFSGWELARVRLFRDGTRQVVLRRRIANRSQPGLSY from the coding sequence ATGGACTACGAATACGCGCCGCTGCGGTTACCGCCGAATGTCGACCGGGTGGCCGCCGCGGCGCAACTGGCGATCCAGGCCGAGTTCTCCGGCTGGGAACTGGCCCGGGTCCGACTGTTCCGCGACGGCACCCGGCAGGTGGTGCTCCGCCGTCGGATCGCCAACCGGTCGCAGCCGGGCCTGTCGTACTGA
- a CDS encoding M20/M25/M40 family metallo-hydrolase: MTSPPVPAPATDEVVGICRDLLRIDTTNTGDTASSAGERVAAEYVAGKLAEVGVAAELRESAPGRTSLVARIPGTDPGRGALLVHGHLDVVPADASEWSVHPFSGELRDGYLWGRGAIDMKDFDAMVLAVVREWQTTGVRPPRDLVLAFTADEEAGGEYGAHFLADHHRDLLDGCTEAIGEVGGFSYSVTEDLRLYLIETAEKGIDWLRLHARGRPGHGSMVHDDNAVTALAEAVARVGRHRFPLVITPTVRTFLEQVCDLLGIEFDPDHPEAAIGKLGPIANIVGATVRNTANPTRLAAGYKDNVIPGRASATIDCRSLPGQSELLLRQLREVVGPDIEIEYAQRQPAVETSFDGALVDAMGAALRAEDPGARPVPYMLSGGTDAKAFQKLGIRCFGFAPLRLPADLNFSALFHGIDERVPVDGLKFGVRVLDRFLRNC; this comes from the coding sequence ATGACCAGTCCCCCGGTTCCGGCCCCCGCCACCGACGAGGTCGTCGGGATCTGCCGCGACCTGCTGCGGATCGACACCACGAACACCGGGGACACCGCCAGCAGCGCCGGCGAGCGGGTCGCGGCGGAGTACGTCGCCGGCAAGCTCGCCGAGGTCGGCGTCGCCGCCGAACTGCGCGAGTCGGCGCCGGGGCGGACCAGCCTGGTGGCGCGGATCCCGGGCACCGACCCCGGCCGGGGCGCCCTGCTGGTCCACGGTCACCTGGACGTGGTGCCGGCCGACGCCAGCGAGTGGTCGGTGCACCCGTTCTCCGGCGAGTTGCGGGACGGCTACCTGTGGGGCCGGGGTGCGATCGACATGAAGGACTTCGACGCGATGGTGCTCGCGGTCGTCCGCGAGTGGCAGACCACCGGGGTGCGACCGCCGCGCGACCTGGTGCTGGCGTTCACCGCCGACGAGGAGGCCGGCGGTGAATACGGCGCACACTTCCTCGCCGACCACCACCGGGACCTGCTCGACGGCTGCACCGAGGCGATCGGCGAGGTTGGCGGCTTCTCCTACTCGGTCACCGAGGACCTGCGGCTCTACCTGATCGAGACGGCGGAGAAGGGGATTGACTGGCTGCGGCTGCACGCCCGGGGCCGGCCGGGGCACGGGTCGATGGTGCACGACGACAACGCGGTGACGGCGTTGGCCGAGGCGGTCGCCCGGGTGGGCCGGCACCGGTTCCCACTGGTGATCACGCCGACCGTGCGGACCTTCCTGGAGCAGGTCTGCGACCTGTTGGGGATCGAGTTCGACCCGGACCACCCGGAGGCGGCGATCGGCAAGCTCGGCCCGATCGCGAACATCGTCGGCGCCACGGTGCGCAACACCGCGAACCCCACCCGGCTCGCCGCCGGCTACAAGGACAACGTCATTCCGGGTCGGGCCAGCGCCACCATCGACTGCCGCAGCCTGCCGGGCCAGTCCGAGCTGCTGTTGCGGCAGCTGCGGGAGGTGGTCGGTCCGGACATCGAGATCGAGTACGCCCAGCGCCAGCCGGCCGTCGAGACCAGCTTCGACGGCGCCCTGGTCGACGCGATGGGGGCGGCCCTGCGGGCCGAGGACCCCGGTGCCCGGCCGGTGCCGTACATGCTCTCCGGCGGCACCGACGCCAAGGCGTTCCAGAAGCTCGGGATCCGCTGCTTCGGGTTCGCGCCGCTGCGGCTACCGGCCGACCTGAACTTCTCCGCGCTGTTCCACGGCATCGACGAGCGGGTCCCGGTCGACGGGCTAAAGTTCGGCGTGCGGGTGCTCGACCGGTTCCTGCGGAACTGCTAG
- a CDS encoding DUF3140 domain-containing protein, with the protein MVRDQRVEPDVELLWQDFHSRVTMSSEQLRTWLLTQGSGERAFTEDPDLDLPEPGRQILAVLRKRKVDLTRADIEVMRQAVDRIDRLLRTRPSGAAEDDQWRHALLDLGHDPLNES; encoded by the coding sequence ATGGTCCGCGACCAGCGGGTCGAGCCGGACGTCGAGCTGCTCTGGCAGGACTTCCACAGTCGGGTCACCATGAGCTCGGAGCAGTTGCGCACCTGGCTGCTGACCCAGGGTTCGGGGGAGCGGGCCTTCACCGAGGATCCCGACCTCGACCTGCCCGAGCCCGGCCGGCAGATCCTGGCCGTGCTGCGCAAGCGCAAGGTCGACCTGACCCGGGCCGACATCGAGGTGATGCGCCAGGCGGTGGACCGGATCGACCGCCTGCTCCGGACCCGGCCATCGGGCGCGGCGGAGGACGACCAGTGGCGGCACGCGCTGCTCGACCTGGGCCACGACCCGCTGAACGAGAGCTAG
- a CDS encoding S1 family peptidase, whose translation MKRRLAAVAAVILLPAGAVAAVALPALAAPDTGFTATGVGADAASPQMLAAMQRDLGLSADQAKSRIARDDKASRTDVELRKALGSAYAGSWLTADATSLTVAVTTDAAAQRARAAGAQVRLVDRGAAQLDGVKASLDRSAAKAPAASIPGWYVDVATNTVVVLAKGGTAAATAFVKASGVDAKAVRVVASTETPTTYYDVRGGDAYYMGGRCSIGFSVTGGFVTAGHCGTTGTATQGYNNVSQGTFRGSSFPGNDYAWVQTNSNWTPQPWVNNYSGGNVTVAGSTEAAIGASICRSGSTTGWRCGTVQAKNSTVNYPQGTVSGLTRTNACAEPGDSGGSWLSGQQAQGVTSGGSGNCSSGGTTYFQPVNEILSVYGLTLRTSGGGGPTTPPPTTPPPGGSCSGTAYSGSLSSGASQYQPGGSYYYSSASGVHRGCLDGPNGVDFDLYLQKYSGSSWVTVAQGITSGPDETVSYSGTAGYYRYRVHAYSGSGSYSLTISRP comes from the coding sequence ATGAAGCGAAGACTTGCCGCGGTGGCAGCGGTGATCCTGCTGCCCGCGGGTGCGGTCGCGGCCGTGGCGCTACCGGCACTGGCCGCCCCGGACACCGGCTTCACCGCCACCGGCGTCGGCGCGGACGCCGCGTCCCCGCAGATGCTCGCCGCGATGCAGCGCGACCTGGGGCTCAGCGCCGACCAGGCGAAGTCCCGGATCGCCCGGGACGACAAGGCCAGCCGCACCGACGTGGAGCTGCGCAAGGCCCTCGGGTCGGCGTACGCGGGCTCGTGGCTGACCGCCGACGCCACCAGCCTCACGGTCGCCGTCACCACCGACGCCGCGGCGCAGCGGGCCCGCGCCGCCGGCGCCCAGGTCCGCCTGGTCGACCGCGGAGCCGCACAGCTCGACGGCGTCAAGGCGTCGCTGGACCGCAGCGCCGCGAAGGCTCCGGCCGCCTCGATCCCCGGCTGGTACGTCGACGTGGCCACCAACACCGTGGTCGTCCTCGCCAAGGGCGGTACCGCGGCCGCGACCGCGTTCGTCAAGGCCAGCGGCGTCGACGCCAAGGCCGTCCGGGTGGTGGCCAGCACCGAGACACCGACCACCTACTACGACGTACGCGGCGGCGACGCCTACTACATGGGCGGCCGGTGCTCGATCGGCTTCTCGGTGACCGGTGGCTTCGTGACGGCGGGGCACTGCGGCACCACCGGCACCGCGACCCAGGGCTACAACAACGTCTCGCAGGGCACCTTCCGGGGTTCGTCCTTCCCCGGCAACGACTACGCCTGGGTGCAGACCAACTCCAACTGGACCCCGCAGCCGTGGGTGAACAACTACTCCGGCGGCAACGTGACGGTGGCCGGTTCCACCGAGGCCGCGATCGGCGCCTCCATCTGCCGGTCCGGCTCGACCACCGGCTGGCGCTGCGGCACGGTGCAGGCGAAGAACTCGACGGTCAACTACCCGCAGGGCACGGTCTCCGGTCTGACCAGGACCAACGCCTGCGCCGAGCCGGGCGACTCGGGCGGCTCGTGGCTCTCCGGCCAGCAGGCCCAGGGCGTCACCTCCGGCGGCTCGGGCAACTGCAGCTCCGGCGGGACCACCTACTTCCAGCCGGTCAACGAGATCCTGTCGGTGTACGGGCTGACCCTGCGGACCTCCGGCGGCGGCGGTCCGACCACCCCGCCGCCCACCACCCCGCCGCCGGGCGGCAGCTGCTCCGGCACCGCCTACAGCGGATCGCTGTCCAGCGGCGCGAGCCAGTACCAGCCGGGTGGCAGCTACTACTACTCCTCGGCCTCCGGTGTGCACCGCGGCTGCCTGGACGGCCCGAACGGTGTCGACTTCGACCTCTACCTGCAGAAGTACAGCGGCAGCAGCTGGGTCACCGTGGCCCAGGGCATCACCTCCGGCCCGGACGAGACGGTCAGCTACTCCGGCACCGCCGGGTACTACCGCTACCGGGTGCACGCCTACAGCGGCTCGGGCAGCTACAGCCTGACCATCAGCCGACCGTGA